GAAAACCAAAGAGATGTATTTTGTTTAACAGACTGTCTAATTCTTTGATGTATAATGATTGATGTTTTTGAATGATGGTATTTTTAATTTCTGTTAATTCCGAAATTAAAAGTTCCAGAGAAATTGGAGTCTTATCAGAGTTAATAAGAGTATCATATAAAAGGTGCTCTAATGATATGATTTTATCTTCTACATCAACAAAAGTCAATTTCCTTCTTAAAGATCTAACATCTCTATAATAATTTTTAATAATTGCCTCTCTTAGTTTTTGCGTTACTTTTAAAGTTATTTCCGGAGTTACAAAAGGATTTCCATCTCTGTCTCCACCGGGCCAAAAACCAATATTGATAATATCATTATCTAATGGTTCTCCTTCAAATATATTTTGTTTAATATAATCATAAATTTTTCCAAATGATTTGTAAAACACATTTTCCAGATACCATATGAGGTTTACAGCTTCATCATACGGAGTTGGTTTTTTGTGTTTGAAAAAAGGTGTTTTCCCCAATTGTGCCATCAAACCGGTTATTGTCTGAAGATCATTTTCTTTAATAGCTGTGGCTAAATCGGTTATAATGCCTAAAACCGATCCCGGGTAAAATTGAGTAGGATGTGCTGTTAATACAATACGAACTTTAAATTCTTCCAAGTATTTTTTTAGGTCGTCTAATTTGTTATTAGAAATTGCAGATTCTTTTAAAGCTCTTAACGTCCCTATACCGTCCATATTATTTATCAGGGAAAAAGCGACGTCTTCAATAGCATCAAATAATACAATTTGTCTTTCTATATATTGAATAAATCGAAATAATAAATTAATTTGACTTTTTTTATCGCGTCTTGCCTGATATTTCTTAAAAAATGTATTGACGATTGTTGTCGGGTCATCACCATTTTGAAACCCTTTTTCACATGTTTCATGAAACAATGGCAATAAGGCTCCGGTTTTGGTAATGCTACTAAATGGTAATGTCATAAATATACTGTTGTACATTTTATATTTAGTTTCTACATTTTCTTGAAATCGTACTAATTTTGGTAATGTTGACATTAATTGTGTTTTATGTCTGAAAATTATAAAAAGGTTTTTATATTATTGAACTTATTCATTCATGATAAGAGTTACACAGAAGGTAAATCTCCATTATTCTTAGTAGGTAAATAGGATTTTCCCATCAAATAGATATCCACATTCCTTGCGGCTTCCCTTCCTTCGGAAATAGCCCAAACTATTAATGATTGCCCTCTTCGCATATCCCCTGCAGTAAAAATACAAGGAATATTTGTTTGATATTTTGTTGCCTGATAGTTAGTTCTATTATCCAAATGAACACCCAATTGATCACTTAAAGTAGTTTCCGGTCCGGTAAATCCTAATGCTAAAAGCGCTATTTCACATGGCCAAATCTTCTCTGAATTCGGAACCTCCACAAATTGAGATTTTTTATCGGGACCGGTTTCCCATGCTACATTAACTGTTTTTAATGCAATTATTTCTCCTTCATCATTACTAATGAATTCTTTTGTATTGATCAACCAATTTCTATCACAGCCTTCTTCGTGAGAGGTGCTTGTTTTTAATTGCAATGGCCAAAACGGCCAGGGAGTTTGTTGACTTCTCGATATGGGTGGTTTGGGCATAATTTCAAAGTTAGTAACTGATTTTGCTCCTTGCCTGTTGGAAGTTCCGACACAATCAGACCCCGTATCTCCACCGCCGATTACAATTACGTTTTTATCTTTTGTAGAGATGAATTCACCTTTTATGGATTTATTAGACAATAGCTTGGTTTGTTGGGTTAAAAAGTCCATAGCTTGGACAACTCCTTTGGAATTGATACCTTTAATAGGTAACGACCTTGGTTTTGTTGCACCTCCACATAAAACAATGGCATCAAAATAATTTAGGTTTTTAATATCATAATTTTCGCCTACATGAACATTGATTTTAAAAATAATGCCTTCTTCTTTTAAGATTTTTATCCTTCTATCTATAATTTCTTTTTCCAGTTTAAAATTAGGGATACCATATCGCAATAACCCTCCAATCTCATCATCTCTCTCAAAAACAGTAACAATATGTCCGGCTCTGTTTAGCTGTTGTGCAGCGGCTAATCCGGCAGGTCCCGAACCAATAACGGCTACTGTTTTACCGGTTCTGATTTTAGGAGGTTGGGCAACAATCCATTTATTTTTAAAAGCTGTTTCAACAATATTTTTTTCTATATTTTCTATAGATACCGGATCGTCAATGATTCCTAACACACATGCTTTTTCACATGGGGCGGGGCATAATCTACCTGTAAATTCCGGAAAATTATTGGTAGCATGTAATATTTCCGAGGCTTTTTTCCATTCGCCTTTATGAACCATATTATTGAAAT
This window of the Flavobacteriaceae bacterium genome carries:
- the gltD gene encoding glutamate synthase small subunit, with the protein product MGKIGGFKEFQRIDESNIAVKERIQHYKEFTIPLEEQSLKNQGSRCMDCGIPFCHSGCPLGNLIPDFNNMVHKGEWKKASEILHATNNFPEFTGRLCPAPCEKACVLGIIDDPVSIENIEKNIVETAFKNKWIVAQPPKIRTGKTVAVIGSGPAGLAAAQQLNRAGHIVTVFERDDEIGGLLRYGIPNFKLEKEIIDRRIKILKEEGIIFKINVHVGENYDIKNLNYFDAIVLCGGATKPRSLPIKGINSKGVVQAMDFLTQQTKLLSNKSIKGEFISTKDKNVIVIGGGDTGSDCVGTSNRQGAKSVTNFEIMPKPPISRSQQTPWPFWPLQLKTSTSHEEGCDRNWLINTKEFISNDEGEIIALKTVNVAWETGPDKKSQFVEVPNSEKIWPCEIALLALGFTGPETTLSDQLGVHLDNRTNYQATKYQTNIPCIFTAGDMRRGQSLIVWAISEGREAARNVDIYLMGKSYLPTKNNGDLPSV